From a single Haloarcula sp. DT43 genomic region:
- a CDS encoding DUF7124 domain-containing protein has protein sequence MDGGSGDMTLAFDLDALKQLAYPDSVFNDARQWSEYVGVISEQPTYVVTNFTRKHRIRQDFFSGPRGREESLENVKEQFDTDRHVFVGANDEDADLAEAVGWEYLPVEQAAEAAEWELGDPEAPDATADADEARDDWP, from the coding sequence ATGGATGGCGGCAGCGGCGACATGACACTCGCGTTCGACCTCGACGCCCTCAAGCAACTGGCCTATCCGGACAGCGTCTTCAACGACGCGCGCCAGTGGTCGGAGTACGTCGGCGTCATCTCCGAACAGCCCACCTACGTCGTGACCAACTTCACCCGGAAACACCGGATTCGCCAGGACTTCTTCTCCGGGCCGCGGGGCCGCGAGGAGAGCCTCGAAAACGTCAAAGAGCAGTTCGACACCGACCGGCACGTCTTCGTCGGTGCGAACGACGAGGACGCCGACCTCGCAGAGGCGGTGGGCTGGGAGTATCTCCCCGTCGAACAGGCGGCCGAGGCGGCCGAGTGGGAACTCGGCGACCCGGAGGCCCCGGACGCGACAGCCGACGCGGACGAGGCGCGCGACGACTGGCCGTAG